The Vespula pensylvanica isolate Volc-1 chromosome 5, ASM1446617v1, whole genome shotgun sequence genome includes a window with the following:
- the LOC122629324 gene encoding rab3 GTPase-activating protein non-catalytic subunit isoform X3, giving the protein MTASLCGGYNALYRSSAPQHNLVMATGKRPFIGFHYALEGGNAPVLSDVAAAMASKLVNAIGTAVPWFRSNSKTSASLEISKNNSQESTETLSCRYSISDLMREGDSIVCSPNKMLSAVTDAMGRVILVDNKRGVAIRMWKGYRDAQCGWIEVGEDKYSGIHKNTNKSVRTSHVRNTLFLVIYAPKKGVIDIWGIQQGPKITTFTASKNGRLLYINYGLLGINETTNLNKNEAQHTCVFMDPLGGLKEIIVPFHFALSSKNAKKACDIYLLRKLKNFLREEDFDKEKLITEVCNVCLAMKTNEVRLQTLELLMNTKDILPDALLAATNCFAKTFDGSDLNIMEPAAKIVYKLTIQLQKIITFYMFIISSDFDNTVQSVESSDHENSNTEMLALTLLISEHEVDRILTLHKTIYNIEHDNVKSGCKVKFNDNERKFFNFLACFDFSVSNLTVLQKDITLEKKYQISVLIFEKCMSFHETIETWKIAAANSNIQPHVFMQLVLIYWMYKEGDRNLESTLTQFTRLLHVICSLNSIEEICVDCNENSLWWKDVRTILTESLNPLHAYTAALACRAVAVTLEKYKDKAYNTTEETYDSNKNDADDSNNDSQAKVEISSKGTNIVPHEEVHNSISEWENVSKDTCQFTLLIGNLEDVMVLNAVVRQQPLRDQTIDFFTLPFEIQNISLGMILSNGKGSVSEIVAKWLSSTGVHPVQLVDTADIEFEQLHFVENVVPEKEVSAVNLQEDAIEDAPSSSVENQTEQTTNTTAQAWVLEKLTLLKHHFPYSLTSSVLLANLCWEFAMAWNKNVSELEGLDAALIVLRHIPMKHMQHGVCCLLWTLHIKKRMEAAGKIMNKLGKLPKERLSIQETGLSDKQLVTFLQHCVTFFDIFSEAELLEASNNILLKSEELWEGQSSGPQPFALSALSQTPAWYELIMLHLQITNILYMMAYFNLKISKPLNNLFEGVTQPYFFQDISDKIMFTWNHDDRKDSLRLEFLRHVITASMDFIHQETVDGKTLSSTQAVLWMSRCQTLGSMWKLNSDELRIHQVCQLYINGFDRLAEEVAAAVNDTERLATDLLPIAGRRMMAYLSKSPDLLEEVSRISTTLIKYLESLDMSELILTNCSNNDTIELIHKISRYLPESHCEFHVVQRMLDATFIYQDKT; this is encoded by the exons ATGACTGCTTCCTTATGTGGTGGATACAATGCATTATATAGATCTAGTGCTCCACAACATAATTTGGTTATGGCTACTGGTAAAAGACCGTTCATTGGTTTTCATTATGCATTAGAAGGAGGCAATGCTCCTGTTTTATCTGACGTTGCTGCTGCAATGGCCAGTAAATTAGTAAATGCTATTGGAACTGCTGTTCC TTGGTTTCGAAGCAATTCAAAAACTTCTGCATCACTTGAAAtctctaaaaataatagtcaAGAATCTACTGAAACATTAAGCTGTAGGTACAGCATAAGTGATCTAATGAGAGAAGGTGATTCCATTGTTTGTAGtccaaataaaatgttatcagCTGTAACAGATGCAATGGGTAGAGTAATATTAGTGGATAATAAGAGAGGTGTTGCAATAAGAATGTGGAAAGGATATCGCGATGCACAATGTGGATGGATTGAAGTTGGAGAAGATAAGTATTCTGGAATACATAAGAATACTAATAAAAGCGTACGCACATCACACGTTCGCAACACATTGTTTTTAGTTATATATGCCCCAAAAAAGGGTGTAATAGATATATGGGGAATTCAGCAGGGTCCAAAAATTACAACTTTTACTGCCAGTAAAAATGGACg ATTGCTGTACATTAATTATGGCCTGCTAGGTATAAATGAAACTACAAACTTAAACAAGAATGAAGCACAACATACTTGTGTATTTATGGATCCTCTTGGgggattaaaagaaataattgttcCGTTTCACTTTGCTCTTAGTAGTAAAAATGCTAAAAAAGCGTGTGACATATATCTTCTtcgtaaattgaaaaattttctaagagaagaagattttgataaagaaaaattaattacagaaGTTTGTAATGTGTGCTTAGCTATGAAAACAAATGAAGTCAGATTGCAAACACTGGAATTGTTAATGAATACTAAGGATATTTTGCCTGATGCATTATTAGCTGCTACGAATTGTTTTGCTAAAACATTTGATGGATCTG atttgAATATCATGGAGCCAGCAgcaaaaattgtatataaattaactaTTCAAttacagaaaataataacattttatatgttCATTATTAGTTCTGATTTTGACAATACAGTACAATCAGTTGAATCCTCTGATCATGAAAATTCAAATACTGAAATGCTAGctttaacattattaatttctgAACATGAAGTTGATAGAATATTAACATTacataaaactatatataatatagaacatGACAATGTTAAATCAGGATGTAAAGtgaaatttaatgataatgaaagaaaattttttaacttcttAGCATGTTTTGATTTTAGTGTATCAAACCTGACAGTTTTACAGAAGGACATTacattagaaaagaaataccaaATTT CTGTATTGATTTTTGAAAAGTGTATGTCTTTTCATGAAACTATTGAAACATGGAAAATTGCTGCTGCAAATAGTAATATTCAGCCACATGTTTTTATGCAgcttgtattaatttattggaTGTATAAAGAGGGTGATAGGAATTTAGAATCAACACTAACGCAATTTACACGATTATTGCATGTTATTTGTTCATTAAATA GTATAGAAGAAATATGTGTAGATTGTAATGAGAACTCTTTATGGTGGAAAGACGTACGTACTATTTTAACTGAATCCTTAAATCCTCTACATGCTTATACTGCAGCATTGGCATGTAGAGCAGTTGCTGTAACATTAGAAAAGTATAAAGACAAGGCATATAATACTACAGAAGAAACTTATGATAGTAACAAAAATGATGctgatgatagtaataatgattcaCAAGCAAAAGTGGAAATAAGTAGTAAAGGAACTAATATTGTACCGCATGAAGAAGTACATAATTCTATAAGTGAATGGGAAAATGTTAGTAAGGATACATGTCAATTTACTTTACTTATAGGAAACCTTGAAGATGTTATGGTTTTAAATGCAGTTGTAAg GCAACAACCTTTGAGAGATCAAACAATTGACTTTTTTACATTACCTTttgaaatacaaaatatttctttgggAATGATTTTATCTAATGGAAAAG GTTCTGTTTCTGAAATTGTTGCAAAATGGTTAAGTTCAACAGGTGTACATCCTGTACAATTGGTAGATACAGCTGACATAGAATTTGAACAATTGCATTTTGTGGAAAATGTAGTACCTGAGAAAGAAGTATCTGCTGTTAACTTACAAGAGGATGCTATAGAGGATGCACCTTCTTCATCTGTAGAAAATCAAACTGAGCAAACTACAAACACAACAGCACAAGCGTGGGTGCTAG aaAAATTGACTTTGTTGAAACATCACTTTCCATATAGTTTAACAAGCAGCGTGCTTCTTGCAAATTTATGTTGGGAATTTGCTATGGcttggaataaaaatgtatcagAATTAGAAGGTCTTGATGCGGCTCTAATCGTTTTGCGTCATATACCTATGAAACATATGCAACAtg GTGTTTGCTGTCTTTTGTGGacattacatataaaaaaaaggatggaagCAGCTGGAAAAATCATGAATAAGCTAGGTAAACTGCCAAAGGAGAGATTATCTATACAAGAAACTGGACTTTCTGACAAGCAATTAGTTACATTCCTGCAACATTGTGTtacattttttgatatatttagtGAA gcTGAATTACTGGAAgcaagtaataatatattactgaAATCAGAAGAATTATGGGAAGGTCAATCATCTGGACCACAACCATTTGCACTTTCAGCTTTATCACAAACACCTGCATGGTATGAATTAATTATGCTACATTTGCAGAtaactaatattttatacatgatGGCATATTTCAATCTAAAGATATCAAAGCCTCTGAATAACTTATTTGAAGGAGTG actcagccatatttttttcaagatatatcagataaaataatgtttactTGGAATCATGATGATAGAAAAGATAGTTTACGTTTAGAATTTTTACGTCACGTAATTACAGCTTCTATGGATTTCATTCATCAAGAAACTGTAGATGGGAAAACATTAAGTTCTACACAAGCTGTACTCTGGATGAGCAGATGTCAAACACTAGGTTCAATGTGGAAATTAAATAGTGATGAATTAAGGATTCATCAAGTTTGTCAACTTTATATTAATGGATTTGATAGATTAGCAGAAGAG GTTGCTGCGGCTGTGAATGACACTGAAAGATTAGCAACAGATTTATTGCCTATAGCTGGAAGAAGAATGATGGCATATCTTTCAAAATCACCAGATTTATTAGAAGAAGTTTCACGAATAAGTACAACACTAATTAAATACCTTGAAAGTTTA gatATGTCAGAATTAATTCTTACAAACTGTTCCAATAATGATACCATagaattaattcataaaatatcaaGATATTTACCCGAGTCTCACTGTGAATTTCATGTAGTACAACGGATGTTAGATGctacttttatatatcaagATAAAACGTAa
- the LOC122629324 gene encoding rab3 GTPase-activating protein non-catalytic subunit isoform X4, whose translation MSCQIKTIGNLKDVNKVREILSGDADVRPEFIASHELPLQDCFVSLSSAGDVLALAQNNKMIILISKWDSQEPSESKNKFQILWNGIIAENQNEWITSIICLPLISLGKVSAGTNPDWTCIAVGFNNGILRFYTETGALLLEQQLHNEPILGIKCQSSSFHRHSISKQPLEELYIIYRSIVCILQGFPLFSTLRACRNHLARVQAKCNDISPATTLSYKKWEFRNQDITNDTEIIGTTSVSSFNHLMTASLCGGYNALYRSSAPQHNLVMATGKRPFIGFHYALEGGNAPVLSDVAAAMASKLVNAIGTAVPWFRSNSKTSASLEISKNNSQESTETLSCRYSISDLMREGDSIVCSPNKMLSAVTDAMGRVILVDNKRGVAIRMWKGYRDAQCGWIEVGEDKYSGIHKNTNKSVRTSHVRNTLFLVIYAPKKGVIDIWGIQQGPKITTFTASKNGRLLYINYGLLGINETTNLNKNEAQHTCVFMDPLGGLKEIIVPFHFALSSKNAKKACDIYLLRKLKNFLREEDFDKEKLITEVCNVCLAMKTNEVRLQTLELLMNTKDILPDALLAATNCFAKTFDGSDLNIMEPAAKIVYKLTIQLQKIITFYMFIISSDFDNTVQSVESSDHENSNTEMLALTLLISEHEVDRILTLHKTIYNIEHDNVKSGCKVKFNDNERKFFNFLACFDFSVSNLTVLQKDITLEKKYQISVLIFEKCMSFHETIETWKIAAANSNIQPHVFMQLVLIYWMYKEGDRNLESTLTQFTRLLHVICSLNSIEEICVDCNENSLWWKDVRTILTESLNPLHAYTAALACRAVAVTLEKYKDKAYNTTEETYDSNKNDADDSNNDSQAKVEISSKGTNIVPHEEVHNSISEWENVSKDTCQFTLLIGNLEDVMVLNAVVRQQPLRDQTIDFFTLPFEIQNISLGMILSNGKGSVSEIVAKWLSSTGVHPVQLVDTADIEFEQLHFVENVVPEKEVSAVNLQEDAIEDAPSSSVENQTEQTTNTTAQAWVLEKLTLLKHHFPYSLTSSVLLANLCWEFAMAWNKNVSELEGLDAALIVLRHIPMKHMQHGVCCLLWTLHIKKRMEAAGKIMNKLGKLPKERLSIQETGLSDKQLVTFLQHCVTFFDIFSEVR comes from the exons ATGTCCtgtcaaataaaaacaattggCAATTTAAAAGACGTGAATAAAGTCAGAGAAATACTTTCTGGAGATGCTGATGTCAGAC cTGAATTTATTGCAAGTCATGAATTACCTTTGCAAGATtgttttgtctctctttcatctgCCGGTGATGTTCTTGCACTGgcacaaaataataaaatgatcatATTGATTT caAAATGGGATTCACAGGAACCAAgtgaatcgaaaaataaatttcaaattttatggAATGGAATAATTGCAGAGAATCAAAA cGAATGGATTACTTCGATAATATGTTTACCTCTGATATCGTTGGGTAAAGTCAGTGCAGGTACCAATCCTGATTGGACATGTATAGCAGTAGGATTTAATAACGGCATTTTGAGATTTTATACAGAA aCAGGTGCATTATTATTAGAACAACAACTACATAATGAACCAATTCTTGGAATAAAATGCCAATCATCTTCCTTTCATAGGCATTCAATCAGTAAGCAACCATTGGaagaattgtatataatttatagaagTATCGTATGTATACTGCAGGgttttccattattttcaaCTTTACGAGCATGCAGGAATCATTTAGCTAGAG TGCAAGCTAAATGTAATGATATATCTCCAGCTACTACCTTATCATACAAAAAGTGGGAATTCAGAAATCAAGATATCACAAATGATACTGAAATTATTGGTACAACATCTGTGAGCAGTTTTAATCATTTGATGACTGCTTCCTTATGTGGTGGATACAATGCATTATATAGATCTAGTGCTCCACAACATAATTTGGTTATGGCTACTGGTAAAAGACCGTTCATTGGTTTTCATTATGCATTAGAAGGAGGCAATGCTCCTGTTTTATCTGACGTTGCTGCTGCAATGGCCAGTAAATTAGTAAATGCTATTGGAACTGCTGTTCC TTGGTTTCGAAGCAATTCAAAAACTTCTGCATCACTTGAAAtctctaaaaataatagtcaAGAATCTACTGAAACATTAAGCTGTAGGTACAGCATAAGTGATCTAATGAGAGAAGGTGATTCCATTGTTTGTAGtccaaataaaatgttatcagCTGTAACAGATGCAATGGGTAGAGTAATATTAGTGGATAATAAGAGAGGTGTTGCAATAAGAATGTGGAAAGGATATCGCGATGCACAATGTGGATGGATTGAAGTTGGAGAAGATAAGTATTCTGGAATACATAAGAATACTAATAAAAGCGTACGCACATCACACGTTCGCAACACATTGTTTTTAGTTATATATGCCCCAAAAAAGGGTGTAATAGATATATGGGGAATTCAGCAGGGTCCAAAAATTACAACTTTTACTGCCAGTAAAAATGGACg ATTGCTGTACATTAATTATGGCCTGCTAGGTATAAATGAAACTACAAACTTAAACAAGAATGAAGCACAACATACTTGTGTATTTATGGATCCTCTTGGgggattaaaagaaataattgttcCGTTTCACTTTGCTCTTAGTAGTAAAAATGCTAAAAAAGCGTGTGACATATATCTTCTtcgtaaattgaaaaattttctaagagaagaagattttgataaagaaaaattaattacagaaGTTTGTAATGTGTGCTTAGCTATGAAAACAAATGAAGTCAGATTGCAAACACTGGAATTGTTAATGAATACTAAGGATATTTTGCCTGATGCATTATTAGCTGCTACGAATTGTTTTGCTAAAACATTTGATGGATCTG atttgAATATCATGGAGCCAGCAgcaaaaattgtatataaattaactaTTCAAttacagaaaataataacattttatatgttCATTATTAGTTCTGATTTTGACAATACAGTACAATCAGTTGAATCCTCTGATCATGAAAATTCAAATACTGAAATGCTAGctttaacattattaatttctgAACATGAAGTTGATAGAATATTAACATTacataaaactatatataatatagaacatGACAATGTTAAATCAGGATGTAAAGtgaaatttaatgataatgaaagaaaattttttaacttcttAGCATGTTTTGATTTTAGTGTATCAAACCTGACAGTTTTACAGAAGGACATTacattagaaaagaaataccaaATTT CTGTATTGATTTTTGAAAAGTGTATGTCTTTTCATGAAACTATTGAAACATGGAAAATTGCTGCTGCAAATAGTAATATTCAGCCACATGTTTTTATGCAgcttgtattaatttattggaTGTATAAAGAGGGTGATAGGAATTTAGAATCAACACTAACGCAATTTACACGATTATTGCATGTTATTTGTTCATTAAATA GTATAGAAGAAATATGTGTAGATTGTAATGAGAACTCTTTATGGTGGAAAGACGTACGTACTATTTTAACTGAATCCTTAAATCCTCTACATGCTTATACTGCAGCATTGGCATGTAGAGCAGTTGCTGTAACATTAGAAAAGTATAAAGACAAGGCATATAATACTACAGAAGAAACTTATGATAGTAACAAAAATGATGctgatgatagtaataatgattcaCAAGCAAAAGTGGAAATAAGTAGTAAAGGAACTAATATTGTACCGCATGAAGAAGTACATAATTCTATAAGTGAATGGGAAAATGTTAGTAAGGATACATGTCAATTTACTTTACTTATAGGAAACCTTGAAGATGTTATGGTTTTAAATGCAGTTGTAAg GCAACAACCTTTGAGAGATCAAACAATTGACTTTTTTACATTACCTTttgaaatacaaaatatttctttgggAATGATTTTATCTAATGGAAAAG GTTCTGTTTCTGAAATTGTTGCAAAATGGTTAAGTTCAACAGGTGTACATCCTGTACAATTGGTAGATACAGCTGACATAGAATTTGAACAATTGCATTTTGTGGAAAATGTAGTACCTGAGAAAGAAGTATCTGCTGTTAACTTACAAGAGGATGCTATAGAGGATGCACCTTCTTCATCTGTAGAAAATCAAACTGAGCAAACTACAAACACAACAGCACAAGCGTGGGTGCTAG aaAAATTGACTTTGTTGAAACATCACTTTCCATATAGTTTAACAAGCAGCGTGCTTCTTGCAAATTTATGTTGGGAATTTGCTATGGcttggaataaaaatgtatcagAATTAGAAGGTCTTGATGCGGCTCTAATCGTTTTGCGTCATATACCTATGAAACATATGCAACAtg GTGTTTGCTGTCTTTTGTGGacattacatataaaaaaaaggatggaagCAGCTGGAAAAATCATGAATAAGCTAGGTAAACTGCCAAAGGAGAGATTATCTATACAAGAAACTGGACTTTCTGACAAGCAATTAGTTACATTCCTGCAACATTGTGTtacattttttgatatatttagtGAAGTAAGATAA